The bacterium genome window below encodes:
- the selB gene encoding selenocysteine-specific translation elongation factor: protein MSPLRPTPSVPAAPQGYAVVGTAGHIDHGKSALVRALTGIDPDRLEEEKRRGMTIDLGFAHFDLPSGRRVGLVDVPGHERLIRNMLAGSTGLDLVLLVIAADEGVMPQTREHLDILRFLRVQRGILVFNKIDLVTDPEWLPLVIDDTRALVAGSFLEGAPIVSVSAHRGDGIPALVAAIDDALQTLPPREVDAPTRLPVDRSFTMPGFGTVVTGTLWTGRVRPGDLLELLPAEREVRVRQVQSHGVPVVEARAGQRVALNIVGAAKGEVARGHVLAAPGAFQPTAVLDVRVRLLGGAPDLKHNERIRCYVAADEVIGRIRLLDRGRIGPGETAPAQLRLERSTVVARGDPFVLRRYSPMTTIGGGEVITARAPLRRRSAAAAQAVVSQEGSGVDGQLTAALGAAGRDGTTADSLAKVVGATRDHVAGRLADLAAAGEAVDLRGRLFAAGVVRAVQDGVLRTLEAHHAAAPWRRGMPRDDLKSRAFGAGDDRLYGYAVDALVARGEVAVQAGFVSLSAFRLVHNPLETSARRAIEDGFRRGRFGPPSFEEAVAAAQDRAVGERMLQTLLDDGTLVHVGGDITVHREALAEIESRVVAQIEAHGEVTVAGLRDLLGTSRKFALTVLEYFDARHVTRRVGDKRVLVRPAPPP, encoded by the coding sequence GTGAGCCCTCTGCGCCCGACCCCTTCCGTCCCAGCGGCTCCCCAGGGATACGCCGTCGTCGGCACCGCCGGGCATATCGATCACGGCAAGAGCGCGCTCGTTCGGGCGCTCACCGGGATCGACCCCGACCGGCTCGAGGAGGAGAAGCGGCGGGGGATGACGATTGACCTCGGCTTCGCGCACTTCGATCTTCCCAGCGGGCGGCGGGTGGGCCTCGTGGACGTGCCCGGACACGAGCGGCTCATCCGCAACATGCTGGCGGGCTCCACCGGCCTCGACCTCGTGCTGCTGGTGATCGCGGCCGACGAGGGGGTGATGCCGCAGACGCGCGAGCATCTCGACATCCTCCGGTTCCTCAGGGTCCAGCGCGGCATCCTCGTGTTCAACAAAATCGACCTGGTGACGGACCCGGAGTGGCTGCCCCTCGTGATCGACGATACGCGGGCACTCGTCGCGGGGTCCTTTCTTGAGGGGGCGCCGATCGTCTCCGTCTCGGCGCATCGCGGTGACGGGATCCCCGCGCTCGTCGCGGCGATCGACGACGCGCTCCAGACGCTCCCTCCACGCGAGGTGGACGCTCCAACGAGGCTGCCGGTCGACCGCAGCTTCACGATGCCGGGATTTGGGACGGTGGTGACCGGCACGCTCTGGACGGGGCGGGTCCGGCCGGGGGACCTGCTCGAACTGCTTCCCGCTGAACGCGAGGTGCGCGTGCGCCAGGTGCAGAGCCACGGGGTTCCGGTCGTGGAAGCGCGGGCGGGGCAGCGCGTCGCCCTCAATATCGTGGGGGCGGCGAAGGGGGAGGTGGCGCGCGGCCACGTGCTCGCCGCTCCGGGGGCCTTCCAGCCCACGGCCGTGCTCGACGTGCGCGTCCGGCTGCTGGGTGGGGCGCCGGACCTCAAGCACAACGAGCGAATCCGGTGCTACGTCGCTGCCGACGAGGTGATCGGGCGGATCCGGCTGCTGGATCGGGGGCGCATCGGTCCCGGGGAGACAGCCCCGGCGCAGCTGCGGTTGGAACGATCGACCGTCGTGGCTCGCGGCGACCCGTTCGTCCTCCGACGGTACTCTCCCATGACCACCATCGGCGGTGGTGAGGTCATTACCGCGCGAGCCCCTCTTCGTCGTCGATCCGCGGCGGCGGCCCAGGCGGTCGTGTCGCAGGAGGGATCGGGGGTGGACGGGCAGCTGACCGCAGCCCTCGGGGCCGCCGGCCGGGATGGGACGACGGCGGACTCCCTCGCCAAGGTGGTCGGCGCGACCCGGGATCATGTCGCCGGACGCCTGGCGGACTTGGCGGCGGCGGGGGAGGCGGTCGATCTCCGGGGGCGTCTGTTCGCCGCGGGCGTGGTCCGGGCCGTGCAGGACGGGGTCCTCCGCACGCTGGAGGCGCATCACGCCGCCGCTCCCTGGCGCCGGGGGATGCCGCGGGACGACCTGAAGAGCCGCGCGTTCGGCGCCGGCGACGACCGCCTGTACGGGTACGCCGTGGACGCGCTGGTTGCGCGCGGCGAGGTCGCCGTCCAGGCAGGGTTCGTTTCGCTATCGGCCTTTCGCCTCGTCCACAACCCGCTGGAGACCTCCGCGCGCCGGGCGATCGAAGACGGGTTTCGGCGGGGCCGCTTCGGGCCGCCGAGCTTCGAGGAAGCGGTTGCCGCAGCGCAAGATCGTGCCGTGGGCGAGCGGATGTTGCAGACGCTGTTGGATGATGGAACGCTCGTGCATGTCGGCGGGGACATCACCGTTCACCGCGAAGCGCTCGCGGAAATCGAATCGCGGGTCGTCGCGCAGATCGAAGCGCACGGCGAGGTTACGGTTGCGGGACTCCGCGACCTGTTGGGAACCAGCCGGAAGTTTGCTCTGACCGTGCTGGAGTACTTTGACGCTCGGCATGTCACCCGCCGGGTCGGCGACAAGCGGGTGCTCGTACGGCCGGCCCCCCCGCCATAG